A window of the Henckelia pumila isolate YLH828 chromosome 3, ASM3356847v2, whole genome shotgun sequence genome harbors these coding sequences:
- the LOC140891834 gene encoding wax ester synthase/diacylglycerol acyltransferase 4-like has protein sequence MEMLCDEPVSPTGEYFTSSVISVSIIGVLESENPIDDSQTMALLRDLFIPINPRFSSIMVKDQKGVKHWKRVEVKLQDHLNIPTFEEGKSPEYYQQCFTQYLSKIAMEQFPQTRPLWEIHIFKYPTIHARGALVFKLHHSLGDGFSLMGALLSCLQRADDPSVPLSFPALTRNTEIVKKSSGFLHNLSTICCGTVNTLSDFGWSLLKSTFFKDDKSPIRSGEDGVEFRPITITNLAFSLHQIKQIKSNLLVTLNDVICGVIFMGIRMYMQEMSYDSRNADSTALVLLNTRNIAGYKSIPEMIEPDADSPWGNQFAFLHVSVPELTGEESSNPTSFVFKARSTIKRKRNSSAVLLTGKLLDTMRKSRGPEATASYIHSTLKNTSMTISNVIGPVEQMALANQPVKGLYFMVTGVPQSLTITMMSYMGTLRIAVGTEDGQIQAQKFKSCVQKAFDIIFKAAVLPSDPIKAV, from the exons ATGGAGATGCTATGTGATGAACCAGTGAGCCCAACGGGAGAATACTTCACAAGCTCGGTAATATCGGTGTCGATAATTGGGGTTTTGGAATCTGAAAATCCCATCGATGATTCTCAGACTATGGCGCTTCTCAGGGACCTCTTCATCCCCATTAATCCTCGTTTCTCCTCCATTATG GTGAAGGACCAAAAAGGAGTGAAACATTGGAAAAGGGTTGAAGTCAAACTCCAAGACCACCTCAACATCCCAACCTTTGAAGAGGGGAAATCCCCAGAATACTACCAACAATGTTTCACTCAATACTTGTCAAAAATAGCAATGGAGCAGTTCCCACAGACCAGGCCATTATGGGAAATTCACATCTTCAAATACCCCACCATTCATGCACGCGGGGCTTTGGTTTTCAAGCTGCACCATTCATTAGGGGATGGCTTCTCTCTTATGGGAGCCCTTCTCTCATGCTTGCAAAGGGCAGATGACCCTTCCGTCCCCCTCTCCTTCCCCGCTTTGACGCGGAATACCGAGATTGTTAAAAAGAGTTCGGGTTTCCTCCATAATTTATCGACTATTTGTTGTGGGACGGTTAATACTTTGTCCGACTTTGGATGGAGTTTGTTGAAGAGTACTTTCTTCAAGGACGATAAGTCGCCGATAAGATCGGGAGAGGACGGAGTCGAGTTCCGGCCGATAACCATCACCAACTTGGCGTTCTCGCTTCATCAAATCAAGCAAATCAAGTCTAATCTTCTTGTG ACATTAAATGACGTGATATGTGGAGTCATCTTCATGGGGATAAGAATGTACATGCAAGAAATGAGCTACGATTCAAGAAACGCAGATTCAACAGCATTAGTTCTTCTCAACACCAGAAACATCGCCGGCTACAAATCGATACCCGAGATGATCGAACCCGACGCTGACTCGCCTTGGGGGAACCAGTTTGCCTTCCTTCATGTCTCTGTCCCCGAATTAACCGGGGAAGAGTCATCAAACCCAACCAGTTTTGTGTTCAAAGCACGGAGCACTATCAAGAGGAAAAGAAACTCTTCCGCCGTGCTTCTCACCGGAAAATTGCTCGACACGATGAGAAAGTCTAGAGGCCCtgag GCGACAGCTTCATACATCCACAGCACATTGAAGAACACAAGCATGACAATCTCGAATGTGATAGGGCCAGTGGAACAAATGGCTTTGGCAAATCAACCAGTGAAAGGCCTATACTTCATGGTCACCGGCGTTCCacag AGCCTTACAATAACAATGATGAGCTACATGGGAACGCTGAGAATTGCTGTGGGAACAGAGGACGGGCAAATCCAAGCACAGAAGTTCAAGTCTTGTGTTCAGAAAGCCTTCGATATTATTTTCAAAGCAGCAGTACTCCCTTCCGATCCCATCAAAGCTGTATAA